One Archangium lipolyticum DNA segment encodes these proteins:
- a CDS encoding ABC transporter ATP-binding protein, with amino-acid sequence MIRARDIVKQYRDGDGTEVRVLDGLSLDVADGDFVAVVGPSGSGKSTLLHLLGGLDVHYQGEAEVAGVKLSGLEDKELARFRNQHVGFVFQSFHLIPNLSAVENVLMPSHFGPVTVEARRRAEALLDRVGLLAKKDRAPIRLSGGERQRVAIARALFTGPRLLLCDEPTGNLDAATGAGVISLFQELHREGLTLLAVTHEERMSSAARRVLRLKEGRLVEEPQAALAGGAS; translated from the coding sequence TTGATACGCGCACGCGACATCGTCAAACAGTACAGGGATGGGGACGGCACCGAGGTGCGCGTCCTCGATGGCCTCTCGCTCGACGTGGCGGACGGTGACTTCGTCGCGGTCGTCGGCCCTTCCGGCAGTGGCAAGTCCACGTTGCTGCACCTGCTGGGCGGGCTGGACGTGCACTACCAGGGCGAGGCCGAGGTGGCCGGCGTGAAGTTGTCCGGCCTCGAGGACAAGGAGCTCGCGCGCTTCCGCAACCAGCACGTGGGCTTCGTCTTCCAGTCCTTCCACCTCATCCCCAACCTGTCCGCGGTGGAGAACGTGCTGATGCCCTCGCACTTCGGCCCCGTGACCGTCGAGGCCCGCAGGCGCGCCGAGGCCCTGCTCGACAGGGTGGGACTGCTGGCCAAGAAGGATCGCGCTCCGATACGGCTCTCCGGCGGCGAGCGCCAGCGCGTGGCCATCGCCCGTGCCCTCTTCACCGGACCCAGGCTCCTCCTGTGTGACGAGCCCACCGGCAACCTCGACGCCGCCACGGGCGCTGGGGTCATCTCGCTCTTCCAGGAGCTGCACCGCGAGGGCCTCACCCTGCTCGCCGTCACCCACGAGGAGCGGATGAGCTCGGCGGCCAGGCGCGTGCTCCGCCTCAAGGAGGGCCGGCTCGTCGAGGAGCCCCAGGCGGCGCTCGCGGGAGGTGCGTCATGA
- a CDS encoding YkgJ family cysteine cluster protein, with translation MLRRYMGDKPKREYTNSCTPCMALKQQVACNELCCRHFLVMMAQEDLDEGLLPQPPFLDVLKKAPSGHCFYFDEKTTACGAWDKRPLVCRSYDCRDDGFRASMVRDHVNPPEARFVSDEPRTCECCGAGLTLVMGCAASCDGLAVCIACGAGYSVAFHYAERRFDIRYVSDLEPRRRREYLLQSFLYRARWAEALAVLDELIAQTPDREDLRLERAVVLAELGRRDEARRLLEASPLLDASLELAWLDRLDGRLDEARNRLEAVFPRLPEGSRVRAMTQLGKVARQQGDASNAALWFVKGFSLHRKHLRPNAALKEFVMEMSRGSEHERAAVQVALAGQDVAPDLRRDVQGE, from the coding sequence ATGCTGCGCCGCTATATGGGAGACAAGCCGAAGCGCGAGTACACGAACTCGTGCACGCCGTGCATGGCGCTCAAGCAGCAGGTGGCCTGCAACGAGCTGTGCTGCCGCCACTTCCTCGTGATGATGGCCCAGGAGGACCTCGACGAGGGGCTCCTTCCCCAGCCTCCCTTCCTCGATGTCCTCAAGAAGGCTCCCTCGGGCCACTGCTTCTACTTCGACGAGAAGACCACCGCCTGTGGAGCCTGGGACAAGCGTCCCCTCGTCTGCCGCTCCTATGACTGCCGCGATGATGGTTTTCGAGCGTCCATGGTCCGTGACCATGTCAACCCGCCCGAGGCCCGCTTCGTCTCCGACGAGCCGCGCACCTGTGAATGCTGCGGGGCCGGGCTGACCTTGGTGATGGGGTGCGCGGCCTCGTGTGATGGGCTCGCCGTGTGCATCGCTTGTGGCGCGGGATACTCCGTCGCCTTCCACTACGCGGAGCGGCGCTTCGACATCCGCTACGTCTCGGACCTGGAGCCCCGCAGGCGGCGCGAGTACCTCCTGCAATCGTTCCTCTACCGCGCCCGCTGGGCGGAGGCCCTCGCCGTCCTGGATGAGCTGATCGCGCAGACTCCCGACCGGGAGGACCTGCGCCTGGAGCGTGCCGTCGTTCTCGCCGAGCTGGGCAGGCGGGATGAGGCCCGCCGGCTGCTGGAGGCCAGTCCGCTCCTGGATGCTTCGCTCGAGTTGGCCTGGCTCGACCGCCTCGACGGCCGTCTGGATGAGGCTCGGAATCGGCTCGAGGCCGTCTTCCCCCGTCTCCCCGAGGGCTCACGGGTTCGCGCCATGACTCAGCTCGGGAAGGTCGCTCGTCAGCAGGGGGACGCCAGCAACGCGGCCCTCTGGTTCGTGAAGGGGTTCTCCCTCCACCGCAAGCACCTCCGCCCGAACGCCGCGCTCAAGGAGTTCGTCATGGAGATGTCCCGGGGTTCCGAGCACGAGCGCGCCGCCGTGCAGGTCGCCCTGGCCGGACAGGACGTGGCTCCGGACCTGCGACGGGATGTTCAGGGCGAGTAG
- a CDS encoding ABC transporter substrate-binding protein: MAVQRGPGLTPFIALCVLAVGYLVASRLGYLDRLQARFFPAAKEAVRLSPGDFPAGVAAPVADVASVPLRPTLIGFTARGSSAALLLATGGASTLDNPGPPPGAAQGVLKTAYAMDARAVIFPTEEELRQALSVGAENGGVDMAAISVDRLAAWMPSLRDAAPRTVMLLGRSRGQEALAAVGVPDLASLRGKRLGVYPTSSSYYFTLWVLSRAGLRMADVRWVDLPSTLDAGRALREGRADAVAGLWGDVELAARDRGGAVLATTADAPHLVATVLVTRGDYAARYPDAVRRIIRGLLDTGGAVLKEPGPGARLLGEVAPYLGDPTEAIRSAPPATLADNRAFFGLSGEAPVTYDELFQSASALYRKIKRTAAVPPAEDTRDLGALKYVSEARGP; this comes from the coding sequence ATGGCAGTGCAACGCGGACCCGGCCTCACCCCGTTCATCGCCCTGTGTGTCCTGGCGGTGGGGTACCTGGTGGCCTCGCGGCTGGGGTACCTGGACCGGCTGCAGGCGCGCTTCTTCCCGGCGGCGAAGGAGGCCGTGCGCCTGTCTCCGGGAGACTTCCCCGCGGGAGTGGCGGCACCGGTGGCGGACGTGGCCTCGGTGCCGCTGAGGCCCACGCTCATCGGCTTCACCGCGCGTGGCTCGTCGGCGGCGCTGCTGCTGGCCACCGGAGGGGCCTCGACGCTGGACAACCCCGGGCCACCGCCGGGCGCGGCGCAGGGCGTGTTGAAGACGGCGTACGCCATGGACGCGCGCGCCGTCATCTTCCCCACCGAGGAGGAGCTGCGGCAGGCGCTGTCGGTGGGTGCCGAGAACGGTGGCGTGGACATGGCGGCCATCTCGGTGGACCGGCTGGCGGCGTGGATGCCGTCGCTGCGGGACGCGGCGCCACGCACGGTGATGTTGCTGGGACGCAGCCGCGGGCAGGAGGCGCTGGCGGCGGTGGGCGTGCCCGACCTGGCCTCGCTGCGAGGCAAGCGGCTGGGGGTGTACCCCACGAGCTCCTCGTACTACTTCACGCTGTGGGTGCTGTCGCGCGCGGGCCTGCGCATGGCGGACGTGCGGTGGGTGGATCTGCCCTCCACGCTGGACGCGGGCCGGGCGTTGCGCGAGGGCCGGGCGGACGCGGTGGCGGGGCTGTGGGGTGACGTGGAGCTGGCGGCGCGGGACAGGGGCGGCGCGGTGCTGGCCACCACGGCGGATGCGCCGCATCTGGTGGCCACGGTGCTGGTGACGCGGGGCGACTACGCCGCGCGCTATCCGGACGCGGTGCGCCGGATCATCCGCGGGCTGCTGGACACGGGCGGCGCCGTCCTGAAGGAGCCGGGGCCCGGCGCGCGGCTGTTGGGAGAGGTGGCGCCCTACCTGGGAGACCCCACCGAGGCCATCCGCAGCGCGCCTCCGGCGACACTGGCGGACAATCGGGCCTTCTTCGGGCTTTCCGGCGAGGCGCCCGTCACCTATGACGAGCTTTTCCAGAGTGCCTCGGCGCTCTACCGGAAGATCAAGCGCACGGCGGCGGTTCCGCCGGCCGAGGACACCCGCGACCTCGGAGCGCTGAAATACGTGTCGGAGGCGCGAGGGCCCTGA
- a CDS encoding PspA/IM30 family protein: MWHRFRRAMRSFFGFFVSSIEDPELILEQNVRDLNDQVPKMNESIAMVRANVTLLEKENAKYNQDIRELTAKVKAAIQAGRDDLAAQYATKLQTEKAALERNEQQLATAKQAYEKALNLKKVFMREKEKKTQEAMNAIRDARRAQWQSKVADAMESFTVAGIDQTHDEMLRKVQEKAAVNEARMQMALESVDHQAVQIEEDAERLQAMDLVKQMKMEMGLDSPAPVSEVGGGTEKTIGKKVEIK; encoded by the coding sequence ATGTGGCATCGGTTCAGAAGGGCAATGCGGAGCTTCTTCGGTTTCTTCGTCTCCTCCATCGAGGACCCTGAGCTCATTCTCGAGCAGAACGTTCGTGACCTGAACGATCAGGTTCCGAAGATGAACGAGTCCATCGCCATGGTGCGGGCGAACGTGACGCTGCTGGAGAAGGAGAACGCGAAGTACAACCAGGACATCCGGGAGCTGACGGCCAAGGTGAAGGCGGCCATCCAGGCGGGACGTGACGACCTGGCGGCGCAGTACGCCACCAAGCTGCAGACGGAGAAGGCGGCGCTGGAGCGCAACGAGCAGCAGCTGGCCACGGCGAAGCAGGCGTACGAGAAGGCGCTGAACCTGAAGAAGGTCTTCATGCGCGAGAAGGAGAAGAAGACGCAGGAGGCGATGAACGCCATCCGCGATGCGCGCCGCGCCCAGTGGCAGTCCAAGGTGGCCGACGCGATGGAGTCCTTCACCGTCGCCGGCATCGACCAGACGCACGACGAGATGCTGCGCAAGGTCCAGGAGAAGGCCGCCGTCAACGAGGCGCGCATGCAGATGGCGCTCGAGTCGGTGGACCACCAGGCCGTGCAGATCGAGGAGGACGCCGAGCGCCTCCAGGCCATGGATCTGGTCAAGCAGATGAAGATGGAGATGGGCCTGGACAGCCCCGCGCCGGTGTCCGAGGTGGGTGGTGGCACCGAGAAGACGATCGGCAAGAAGGTGGAGATCAAGTAG
- a CDS encoding 5'-deoxyadenosine deaminase, with protein sequence MDLLLTNGLIVTMNREREVLAEADVLIQDGRIARLGRNIRTRGAGLRVLDVTGKVVLPGFIHGHLHACQTLFRNRADGLELLDWLRERIWPFEAGHDADSLRASADLTFAELIRSGATAALDMGTVRHYDAVFESARDCGFRLTGGKAMMDAPDVPTGLHESTEASLAESLALLERWHGTHGGRLRYAFAPRFVLSCTEKLLKEVARLSREKGVRIHTHASENRTECDVVRERVGRDNIAYFHELGLTGPHVTLAHCVWPTEEERGLLRDSRTVVCHCPGSNLKLASGIAPVPELLDAGVTVCLGADGAPCNNNLDMFVEMRLAALLHKPRVGPRGMPPERVLEMATLGGARALGLEAEVGSLEEGKRADITVVDLSELHTTPSDPRDVLSPLVYSAQSRDVVHVVIDGKLVLKDRVLRTLDAASVASSARQHAGRIASRTRR encoded by the coding sequence GTGGACCTGCTCCTGACCAACGGCCTGATCGTGACCATGAACCGCGAGCGCGAGGTGCTCGCGGAAGCCGATGTCCTCATCCAGGATGGGCGGATCGCCCGGTTGGGGCGGAACATCCGCACGCGAGGCGCGGGCCTGCGCGTGCTGGACGTCACCGGCAAGGTGGTGCTGCCCGGCTTCATCCATGGGCACCTGCACGCCTGTCAGACGCTCTTCCGCAACCGCGCGGACGGGCTGGAGCTGCTGGACTGGCTGCGCGAGCGCATCTGGCCCTTCGAGGCCGGGCACGACGCGGACTCCCTGAGGGCCTCGGCGGACCTCACCTTCGCGGAGCTCATCCGCTCCGGGGCCACGGCCGCGCTCGACATGGGCACGGTGCGCCACTACGACGCCGTCTTCGAGTCCGCCCGGGACTGCGGCTTCCGGCTCACCGGCGGCAAGGCGATGATGGACGCGCCCGACGTGCCCACCGGCCTGCACGAGTCCACGGAGGCCTCGCTGGCGGAGAGTCTGGCGCTGCTGGAGCGCTGGCACGGCACCCACGGGGGCCGGCTGCGCTACGCCTTCGCGCCGCGCTTCGTGCTCTCCTGCACGGAGAAGCTGCTCAAGGAGGTGGCGCGCCTGTCCCGGGAGAAGGGCGTGCGCATCCACACCCACGCCAGCGAGAACCGCACCGAGTGCGACGTGGTGCGCGAGCGGGTGGGCCGGGACAACATCGCGTACTTCCACGAGCTGGGCCTCACCGGCCCGCATGTGACGCTGGCCCACTGCGTGTGGCCCACCGAGGAGGAGCGGGGCCTGCTACGGGACTCGCGCACGGTGGTGTGTCACTGCCCCGGCTCCAACCTCAAGCTGGCCTCGGGCATCGCCCCGGTGCCCGAACTGCTGGACGCGGGGGTGACGGTGTGCCTCGGCGCGGACGGCGCGCCCTGCAACAACAACCTGGACATGTTCGTGGAGATGCGGCTGGCGGCGCTGCTACACAAGCCACGGGTGGGGCCCCGGGGCATGCCTCCCGAGCGCGTGCTGGAGATGGCCACGCTCGGCGGCGCCCGTGCGCTGGGCCTGGAGGCGGAGGTGGGCTCGCTGGAGGAGGGCAAGCGCGCGGACATCACCGTGGTGGACCTCTCCGAGCTCCACACCACCCCGTCAGATCCCCGGGACGTGCTCTCGCCGCTCGTCTACTCCGCCCAGTCCCGTGACGTGGTGCACGTGGTCATCGACGGGAAGCTCGTCCTCAAGGACCGCGTCCTGCGCACCCTGGATGCGGCCTCCGTGGCCTCCAGCGCCCGCCAGCACGCCGGGCGTATCGCCTCCCGGACCCGCCGGTGA
- a CDS encoding carbohydrate-binding module family 20 domain-containing protein: protein MKRVIPCLVTVACTAVLTEATPVQAATQQAQASTAILVQGFHWNSASAANPNWYGTLSSKASDLGSMGFTHVWFPPPSDSAAKEGYLPRQLNVLNSSYGSETDLKNAITAFNNSGVKAVADVVINHRVGTANWADFTNPSWGSYAVTSNDEWGQGTGAPDSGDGYGAARDLDHSNQVVQGDIKNWLTSRLKGVGFSGIRYDYSKGYAPGYAKIYHDAMAPDFCVGEVWTDLNYGNVDAHRQLLINYVDGTGGACGVFDFTTKGLLNQALSANEYGRLRDGAGKPAGGIGWWAQKMVTFVDNHDTGPSENCTVGQRHWPVPCDKVMQGYAYVLTHPGIPAVYYPHIYNWNLKAEIKALMDVRKAQGITSTSAVSIQRAENGLYAAIINGNTAMKIGGTDWNPGTGWTIAASGSGYAVWTKGSGGGTCTTVPVTFSIANANTTLGQNLYVVGNQTVLGNWTPANGFKLTIQGTGANATWSGTANLPPSTATQYKYVKWNGSTAAWESNQTTSSGNREFTTPACGGTATRSDGNFKF from the coding sequence ATGAAGAGAGTCATCCCCTGTCTTGTCACGGTTGCATGTACCGCGGTGCTGACGGAGGCCACCCCGGTCCAGGCCGCCACGCAGCAAGCCCAGGCCAGCACCGCCATCCTCGTGCAGGGCTTCCACTGGAACTCAGCCAGTGCCGCGAACCCCAACTGGTACGGCACCCTCTCCAGCAAGGCGTCGGACCTGGGCTCCATGGGCTTCACGCACGTGTGGTTCCCGCCACCGAGCGACTCGGCGGCCAAGGAAGGCTATCTGCCCCGGCAGCTCAACGTCCTCAACTCGAGCTATGGCAGCGAGACCGACCTGAAGAACGCCATCACCGCCTTCAACAACAGTGGGGTGAAGGCTGTCGCGGATGTCGTCATCAACCACCGGGTGGGCACCGCCAACTGGGCCGACTTCACCAACCCCAGCTGGGGCAGCTACGCGGTGACGTCCAACGATGAGTGGGGCCAGGGCACGGGCGCCCCGGACTCGGGGGATGGCTACGGCGCCGCGCGTGACCTGGATCACAGCAACCAGGTGGTGCAGGGAGACATCAAGAACTGGCTGACCAGCCGGCTCAAGGGCGTGGGCTTCAGCGGCATCCGCTACGACTACTCCAAGGGCTACGCGCCGGGCTACGCGAAGATCTACCACGACGCCATGGCGCCGGACTTCTGCGTGGGCGAGGTGTGGACCGACCTCAACTACGGCAACGTGGACGCCCACCGGCAGCTGCTGATCAACTACGTCGATGGGACGGGCGGGGCGTGCGGCGTGTTCGACTTCACGACCAAGGGCCTGCTCAACCAGGCGCTGTCCGCCAACGAGTACGGACGGCTGAGGGACGGCGCGGGCAAGCCGGCGGGTGGTATCGGCTGGTGGGCGCAGAAGATGGTGACGTTCGTGGACAACCACGACACGGGGCCGAGCGAGAACTGCACCGTCGGGCAGCGCCACTGGCCGGTGCCCTGCGACAAGGTGATGCAGGGCTACGCCTACGTGCTCACCCACCCCGGCATCCCCGCCGTGTACTACCCGCACATCTATAACTGGAACCTCAAGGCGGAGATCAAGGCGCTGATGGACGTGCGCAAGGCGCAGGGCATCACCTCGACGTCGGCGGTGTCCATCCAGCGGGCCGAGAACGGCCTGTACGCGGCCATCATCAACGGCAACACGGCGATGAAGATCGGCGGCACGGACTGGAACCCTGGCACCGGCTGGACGATCGCCGCGTCCGGGAGCGGCTACGCGGTGTGGACGAAGGGCAGTGGTGGCGGGACGTGCACCACGGTGCCGGTGACCTTCAGCATCGCCAACGCCAACACCACCCTCGGCCAGAATCTCTACGTGGTGGGCAACCAGACAGTGCTGGGCAACTGGACCCCGGCCAATGGCTTCAAGCTGACCATCCAGGGCACCGGCGCCAACGCCACCTGGAGCGGCACGGCGAACCTCCCGCCCTCCACCGCCACCCAGTACAAGTACGTGAAGTGGAATGGTTCCACCGCGGCCTGGGAGAGCAATCAGACCACCAGCAGTGGCAACCGCGAGTTCACCACTCCGGCCTGTGGCGGCACCGCCACGCGCAGCGACGGTAACTTCAAGTTCTGA
- a CDS encoding aldo/keto reductase, which yields MDSSRREFLQLAGMAALAAGAGVAEEAEAQQGSAAPAPDAIPMRPFGKTGVKVSALGIGGFHIGAPKDEQVGIRIIQEALDAGINFLDNAWDYNKGRSEEIMGKALQGGRRDKAFLMTKVCTHGRGKDVAMKQLEDSLRRLQTDHLDLWQIHEVVYANDPELHFKKGGVVEALELAKKQGKVRFVGFTGHKHPDLHLEMLKHGFPFDAVQMPLNVFDGTFRSFEQRVLPEVLRRKMAPLGMKSLSGNAEPVKKGVVTPQEAIRYAMSLPVAVTISGIDSPEVLQQNLAIARGFKPMTKQEMADLRNRVAPLAADGRFELFKTSMQYDGNEGREQHGFPPQGQLG from the coding sequence ATGGATTCGTCGCGCAGGGAGTTCTTGCAGCTGGCCGGGATGGCGGCGCTCGCCGCGGGAGCTGGAGTCGCGGAGGAGGCCGAGGCCCAGCAGGGCAGCGCCGCCCCGGCGCCGGATGCCATCCCCATGCGGCCGTTCGGAAAGACGGGCGTGAAGGTCTCGGCGCTCGGCATCGGCGGCTTCCACATCGGCGCACCGAAGGACGAGCAGGTCGGCATCCGCATCATCCAGGAGGCGCTCGACGCGGGCATCAACTTCCTGGACAACGCCTGGGACTACAACAAGGGCCGCTCCGAGGAGATCATGGGCAAGGCCCTCCAGGGCGGCCGGCGCGACAAGGCGTTCCTGATGACCAAGGTCTGCACGCATGGCCGTGGCAAGGACGTGGCCATGAAGCAGCTGGAGGACTCGCTGCGGCGGCTCCAGACGGACCACCTGGACCTCTGGCAGATCCACGAGGTCGTCTACGCCAACGACCCGGAGCTCCACTTCAAGAAGGGCGGAGTGGTGGAGGCGCTGGAGCTGGCCAAGAAGCAGGGCAAGGTCCGCTTCGTGGGCTTCACCGGGCACAAGCACCCGGATCTGCACCTCGAGATGCTCAAGCACGGCTTCCCGTTCGACGCGGTGCAGATGCCGCTCAACGTGTTCGACGGCACCTTCCGCAGCTTCGAGCAGCGCGTCCTCCCCGAGGTCCTCCGGCGGAAGATGGCGCCCCTGGGGATGAAGAGCCTGAGCGGCAATGCCGAGCCGGTGAAGAAGGGCGTGGTGACCCCCCAGGAGGCCATCCGCTACGCCATGAGCCTGCCGGTGGCCGTCACCATCAGCGGAATCGACTCCCCCGAGGTGCTCCAGCAGAACCTGGCCATCGCGCGCGGCTTCAAGCCCATGACGAAGCAGGAGATGGCGGACCTGCGCAACCGGGTGGCGCCGCTCGCCGCCGACGGACGCTTCGAGCTGTTCAAGACGTCGATGCAGTACGACGGAAACGAGGGGCGGGAGCAGCACGGCTTCCCACCCCAGGGCCAGCTCGGGTAG
- a CDS encoding cytidine deaminase gives MSAEIPWEQLFEAATKVRERAHAPYSRFPVGAAVLYADGSVVTGCNVENSSYGLSVCAERGALAAGVAQGRSRPVAVAIVVDTPTPCPPCGMCRQVMLEFAPKEMPVRSRNLKGDEARYTLGELLPHAFTSDFL, from the coding sequence ATGAGCGCGGAGATTCCCTGGGAGCAGCTGTTCGAGGCGGCCACGAAGGTGCGCGAGCGCGCGCACGCGCCGTACTCCCGGTTTCCGGTGGGGGCGGCGGTGCTCTACGCGGACGGCTCGGTGGTGACGGGCTGCAACGTGGAGAACTCCTCCTATGGGCTCTCCGTGTGCGCCGAGCGTGGTGCGTTGGCGGCCGGTGTGGCGCAGGGGCGTAGCCGGCCGGTGGCGGTGGCCATCGTGGTGGATACGCCCACCCCGTGCCCACCGTGTGGCATGTGCCGGCAGGTGATGCTGGAGTTCGCCCCGAAGGAAATGCCGGTGCGCAGCCGCAACCTCAAGGGGGACGAGGCGCGCTACACGCTGGGCGAGCTGCTGCCGCACGCCTTCACGAGCGACTTCCTCTAA
- a CDS encoding PilZ domain-containing protein, whose amino-acid sequence MNEQSNDRVRVSDDERRESPRVSMRFLVRRADTADMFESREGNLSLGGFAWFGAALPVGSKVEVRFTLPGSIDEFHLRGEVLNVGHGSKGSSAHARFLELPVETEMRIARYLDDLEMAESTPGGGA is encoded by the coding sequence ATGAACGAGCAGTCCAATGACAGAGTCCGGGTGTCGGATGACGAGCGGCGGGAATCTCCCCGCGTGTCCATGCGCTTCCTCGTGAGGCGGGCGGACACGGCGGACATGTTCGAGTCCCGGGAGGGCAACCTGTCGCTCGGGGGCTTCGCCTGGTTCGGCGCGGCCCTGCCGGTGGGCTCGAAGGTGGAGGTCCGCTTCACGTTGCCTGGTTCCATCGACGAGTTCCACCTCCGGGGCGAGGTGCTGAACGTGGGGCATGGCTCGAAGGGCTCGTCCGCGCACGCGCGCTTCCTGGAGCTGCCGGTGGAGACGGAGATGCGCATTGCCCGCTACCTCGACGACCTCGAAATGGCGGAGTCCACTCCAGGAGGTGGTGCATGA
- a CDS encoding purine-nucleoside phosphorylase — protein MGLYEQVQETVGAIRARAGGLSPKVGIILGSGLGGFADGLEDKVVLPYVDLPHFPHSSVPGHAGRLVLGRVRGEPIVAMQGRVHAYEGYTPAQVAFPARVLCALGIHTLVVTNAAGGVNLDFRPGDLMVITDHLNLSGYNPLTGPNDDRLGPRFPDMTTAYPVVLQSQLRESGRRMGVELKQGVYAILAGPAYETPAEIRMLRHLGADAVGMSTVPEVIAANHMGVRVAGVSCITNLAAGIGGKPLTHEEVAETAHRVKDLFTRLLEDFLPTVARAGASNT, from the coding sequence ATGGGGCTCTACGAACAGGTGCAGGAGACGGTAGGGGCCATCCGGGCGCGGGCCGGCGGCCTCTCGCCCAAGGTGGGCATCATCCTCGGCAGCGGGCTGGGTGGATTCGCCGATGGCCTCGAGGACAAGGTGGTCCTCCCGTACGTGGACCTCCCGCACTTCCCCCACTCGTCGGTGCCGGGCCACGCGGGCCGGCTCGTGCTGGGCCGCGTGCGCGGTGAGCCGATCGTCGCCATGCAGGGCCGCGTGCACGCCTACGAGGGCTATACCCCGGCCCAGGTAGCCTTTCCCGCCCGGGTGCTGTGCGCGCTCGGCATCCACACGCTGGTGGTGACCAACGCCGCGGGCGGGGTGAACCTGGACTTCAGGCCGGGGGACCTGATGGTCATCACCGACCACCTCAACCTCTCGGGATACAACCCGCTGACCGGACCCAACGACGATCGGCTGGGGCCCCGCTTCCCGGACATGACCACGGCCTACCCGGTGGTCCTCCAGTCCCAGCTGCGCGAGTCGGGGCGGCGCATGGGCGTGGAGCTCAAGCAGGGGGTCTACGCCATCCTCGCCGGCCCGGCCTACGAGACGCCGGCCGAGATCCGCATGCTGCGCCACCTGGGCGCGGACGCGGTGGGCATGAGTACCGTGCCCGAGGTCATCGCCGCCAACCACATGGGAGTGCGCGTGGCGGGCGTGAGCTGCATCACCAACCTGGCGGCGGGTATCGGCGGCAAGCCCCTGACGCATGAAGAAGTGGCCGAGACGGCCCACCGGGTGAAGGATCTCTTCACCCGGCTCCTCGAGGACTTTCTTCCCACGGTGGCCCGCGCCGGAGCGAGCAACACATGA
- a CDS encoding thymidine phosphorylase translates to MRPYELIKAKRDGKRLAPEDIRAFIEAYTSGAVPDYQMSALCMAVFFRGLDAVELGAWARAMLESGEVVDLSDTPGVKVDKHSTGGVGDKVSLSLAPLAAACGVPVPMISGRGLGHTGGTVDKLESIPGFRMDVPVSEYRRLVREVGCCLISQTASIAPADKKLYALRDVTATVDCIPLIASSIMSKKLAEGIDALVLDVKVGSGAFMKKVEDARTLARTMIGIGAEMGRKVTALLTDMDQPLGRAVGNALEVVEAVEMLRGRAPEDYTEVTLALTAEMLVLGRKAASIDEARQKLARAIQDGSAVRKLKEIVQAQGGDPRAIDDYGLLPRARSTVDVLASQGGFVTAIDTEAVGMAAVVLGAGRQRVDSIIDPAVGFTLLRKVGEPVKAGEPLVRIHFNEEGPVKEVKERLLAAYHFGPQAPAPRPLVVERLE, encoded by the coding sequence GTGAGACCCTACGAGCTCATCAAGGCCAAGCGGGATGGAAAGCGGCTGGCGCCCGAGGACATCCGGGCGTTCATCGAGGCGTACACCTCGGGGGCGGTACCGGACTACCAGATGTCCGCCCTCTGCATGGCGGTCTTCTTCCGGGGACTGGACGCGGTGGAGCTCGGCGCCTGGGCGCGGGCGATGCTCGAGTCCGGCGAGGTGGTGGACCTGTCGGACACACCGGGTGTGAAGGTGGACAAGCACTCCACGGGTGGGGTGGGGGACAAGGTGTCCCTGAGCCTGGCGCCCCTGGCTGCGGCCTGCGGGGTGCCGGTGCCGATGATTTCGGGCCGGGGCCTGGGGCATACGGGCGGGACGGTGGACAAGCTGGAGTCCATTCCCGGCTTCCGGATGGACGTGCCGGTGTCCGAGTACCGCCGGCTGGTGCGTGAGGTGGGGTGCTGCCTCATCAGCCAGACGGCCTCCATCGCGCCGGCGGACAAGAAGCTCTACGCGCTGCGGGACGTGACGGCCACGGTGGACTGCATCCCGCTCATCGCCAGCTCCATCATGAGCAAGAAGCTGGCGGAGGGCATCGACGCGCTGGTGCTGGACGTGAAGGTGGGCAGCGGGGCCTTCATGAAGAAGGTGGAGGACGCGCGCACCCTGGCCCGGACGATGATTGGCATTGGCGCGGAGATGGGCCGCAAGGTGACGGCGCTGCTCACGGACATGGATCAGCCGCTGGGCCGCGCGGTGGGCAACGCGCTGGAGGTGGTGGAGGCCGTGGAGATGCTGCGCGGCCGGGCGCCGGAGGACTACACGGAGGTGACGCTGGCCCTCACCGCGGAGATGCTGGTGCTGGGGCGCAAGGCGGCCTCCATCGACGAGGCGCGTCAAAAGCTGGCGCGGGCCATCCAGGATGGGAGCGCGGTGCGCAAGCTCAAGGAGATCGTCCAGGCGCAGGGGGGAGACCCTCGGGCCATCGACGACTACGGACTGCTGCCCCGGGCGCGCTCCACCGTGGACGTGTTGGCGTCGCAGGGGGGCTTCGTCACCGCCATCGACACGGAGGCGGTGGGCATGGCGGCGGTGGTGCTCGGGGCGGGGCGCCAGCGGGTGGACAGCATCATCGATCCGGCCGTGGGCTTCACCCTGCTGCGCAAGGTGGGCGAGCCCGTGAAGGCGGGAGAGCCGCTCGTGCGCATCCACTTCAACGAGGAGGGCCCGGTGAAGGAGGTGAAGGAGCGACTGCTCGCGGCCTATCACTTCGGGCCCCAGGCCCCCGCGCCCCGGCCGCTGGTGGTGGAGCGGTTGGAGTAG